Proteins from one Streptomyces genisteinicus genomic window:
- a CDS encoding small basic family protein, translating into MIAVLGLVVGVVVGLLVRPEVPAVVEPYLPIAVVAALDAVFGGLRAMLDGIFVDKVFVVSFLSNVVVAALIVFLGDKLGVGAQLSTGVVVVLGIRIFSNAAAIRRHVFRA; encoded by the coding sequence GTGATCGCCGTACTGGGCCTCGTCGTGGGAGTCGTGGTCGGACTGCTGGTCCGGCCCGAGGTGCCGGCGGTGGTCGAGCCCTACCTGCCGATCGCGGTGGTGGCCGCGCTCGACGCCGTCTTCGGCGGCCTGCGGGCCATGCTGGACGGCATCTTCGTGGACAAGGTCTTCGTCGTCTCGTTCCTCTCCAACGTCGTGGTCGCCGCGCTCATCGTCTTCCTCGGCGACAAGCTCGGCGTCGGCGCCCAGCTGTCGACCGGGGTGGTCGTCGTCCTGGGCATCAGGATCTTCTCGAACGCCGCGGCCATCCGCCGCCATGTCTTCCGGGCGTGA